One Myxococcales bacterium genomic region harbors:
- a CDS encoding nucleotidyl transferase AbiEii/AbiGii toxin family protein has translation MTERTFPPARKVPPATALLLAFLARGPFPETWALRGSVVTRAHNPRGRDPVDLDYVVTSPAWNPDDVVASVEAVLRRSPLGHDAVAFGTVRAVPIWEETRFPGIRAYVEADIAGVRDELQVDFGWGDPIVAPLDTIVFHGVGPLRAVCRETMIAWKLHGLVEWGRGRWRPKDLHDLDVLLDAPIDEGVTRASLDVAFSSRETPLSDLGELLYRPAWGESPGRRKTWKKATASLGPTADFFRARARVVGLLERLGLRAELASHEARFRSEDEARALTSTQRVAPPR, from the coding sequence GTGACCGAGCGCACGTTCCCCCCGGCGCGCAAGGTCCCGCCCGCCACCGCGCTCTTGCTCGCGTTCCTCGCGCGTGGACCTTTCCCCGAGACGTGGGCGCTGCGCGGCAGCGTCGTCACGCGAGCCCACAACCCGCGCGGGCGCGATCCGGTCGACCTCGACTACGTCGTGACCTCCCCGGCGTGGAATCCCGACGACGTCGTCGCGAGCGTCGAGGCGGTGCTCCGTAGGTCCCCTCTAGGACACGACGCGGTCGCGTTCGGAACGGTGCGCGCCGTGCCCATCTGGGAGGAGACCCGGTTTCCCGGGATACGCGCCTACGTCGAGGCCGACATCGCGGGCGTGCGCGACGAGCTCCAAGTCGACTTCGGGTGGGGTGATCCGATCGTGGCGCCGCTCGACACGATCGTGTTCCACGGCGTGGGTCCGCTTCGCGCCGTGTGCCGCGAGACGATGATCGCGTGGAAGCTCCACGGCCTCGTCGAGTGGGGACGCGGGCGCTGGCGGCCGAAGGATCTCCACGATCTGGACGTGCTCCTCGACGCGCCGATCGATGAAGGTGTGACACGAGCCTCGCTCGACGTCGCGTTCTCGAGCCGAGAGACTCCCCTCTCCGACCTGGGCGAGCTGCTCTACCGGCCCGCGTGGGGCGAGAGCCCCGGCCGACGAAAGACGTGGAAAAAGGCCACGGCGTCGCTCGGGCCGACCGCGGACTTCTTCCGCGCGCGTGCGCGTGTCGTGGGCTTGCTCGAGCGCCTCGGTCTCCGCGCAGAGCTCGCGTCGCACGAGGCACGCTTTCGCAGCGAGGACGAGGCACGCGCGCTGACGAGCACCCAGAGGGTGGCGCCGCCGCGCTGA